The genomic interval TGTAGTTTTAGTAAGAGTCTTTTGGCCTCTGCACTAGtaattaaaaatcatgataataTCATGGAAACTTGGATACAATGAAGAATAGATTGAATATCAATCACTTAACTGTTAAACACATATTCAAGTATTGGATGTTAAGCAGTCATGTCTAAACACCATGCACAGAGCTTGATGTTTGCACCTAAAGAGTTATAAATAACCTGGAGAATCAACCTGCTTTCAAAGAAAGCATGCTTGGCTGCAAAGTCAGCCTTATTTTGCCAGACATGGACCGTTTCTCATAATTCCTGAGTCTGTTTAGTAATTGTTGCTATTTGCAGCCTTGAGCAATTTGGACGTAGTCTGCACACAATCTAAGCAAGGAGTTTGGTCTGTACTGATTGTGTGTAATCCTTCTATGGTTTCCGGTGTCTCTCACAACTGCAGCACACTGGTGAAGAGGTTGCGTACAGCAGTCAAATTACTGGTACTACTACTAATGGGAGTGTTGGAAGAACCAGTAACGGTAATACATTTTGTGTGGTCTGGAGAGACAGTGGGTGTGGATGGCAAATTAAGTTTTGGAGCTTACTGGAGTCTTGAtgtcagtgacactgatgtcacTTTCACACAGCAATTCCTCAGTGTACCAACTACacacacttttgtgagatacagGCAACCTGTGATGTTTTACCAGTTTGATATTACTTAATTATGGTGGCAAGAGGTACTTCATAAGCATACTtcacaagttttttttctttctttcttttaagatttatttatttatttatttattactagaGATAGGCCAGTGCAGTGTTATGATAAACCCAATTTTCTACAAAGTAATCTGGGTTCGAAAAGGCAGCCATCTCTGTGTGAAATAGTGAAATTGCCACTGACATTCTTccaaagcacatcacacacacacgcacatgtttAGAGTAGGAAATCCTACCAGCTtgttttaggaggtgggaggaaaccggagaacccagagaaaccCATATGCACATGGTGAGCACTGaaactgcacagacagtaacatgAGCCTGAGCGCAGGATTGAACCGGGAACCCTGGAACTGTGAAGCATCGATGCTCTTTGCTGCACCACTGTGCAACAGATTTAATTGTTTTGTCAAGAATGTAACCGTTGgtaaagttttattattttgtttctttaagaAGGAAGGCAGAAATATGGTTATGGTCATTATGGGGACAATTTTCTATATTATGTCCCTACTAAGCTGCAGTATATCCCACCTTTCACATATTTCTCAGATTCTATATACTCAAGGGTAATTGTTGCAGGCTGaggaaaaatctttaaaaaaataataataataaacatggtgATGAtcagtcattaaaaaaagagcatATCTAAGTAGTTGTGGATGTTCTGGGGTGAAAaaaacagttatttaaaaaacctTAACAATATGCTAGGCCTGCAGATGTTAAGCCAAATCCTCTCATCTTCAGATGATACCCAGATACGTCCTTAGAcatgtgacaaaaatatcaaatcTGAGCGATTATATTAAAGCATTTTCTTCACACTCTTTTTgcacaattttatattttagagaCAGTACTATATTTAAGTCTCCCCCTGGAGGAGTCCCTGTtgaaaatggttttaatggttataatgggaattgttttggttttaatggaaactgtaatggtccctgtgggtctttaCTGGTAATGTGTTGCCTTCTATTACTTGCGTGTCTAGTGGTTTATGGTGATGGTTTTAATTGTCATCTGATGGTTTTTAATGGaatttgtagtggaaacaattagaatttctgtgatggtttctcggtttatttatttattaattattatttaaaaaaaaatattatttattttcccccagcAGGGGTATTTCTCAAACTTGTAGAAAATTATGTAGCAAAACGGAACCCAGCATGATTTAGGTAGCAGGATTGTTTtcaatccttaaaaaaaaacacgacgGAGGCAAAGAATCTTAATTTTCCATTATTTTGAGAAAAAAGTCTAGattaaataaaaccattacacTTTTAATACTAGATGAACATTTCAGTTAAGGTGAGAAATATGTCagaaagatcttttttttatttttatttatttatttttttatgttcgTGGATAGTGCGTAAAACCTCTTGTATTATTACTTCATTTTAGTCACTGGTTTGATTTTAGTGTTGGAGCGCCCTCTTGCGGACAAATTATATCACGACAATCAGCGCCAATTATTAGAGTCTGTCGTACAGTCTCCATATTTGCGACACTGCTGGGCGGCTCTAAATCTAGTAAATGTACGCGACgagtcttttattttatttttaacaagtGAAAAGAACACGGAAACACCATGTaacgtgaaaataaacaaaggcaGAAAATGCATAAACCGTGTTCGAGCGTTTTAGATCCTTTCTTAACATTGCTTCTGTTGTAGTAAACACTGCTAATGGCAGCGTTAGGAACAGGGCTTTTATGTCCTTTAAAGGCAGTCATGAGTGTTGTCCATACTGGTGCTGAATATTTGAGATGTACAAATTGATGAAACTTTATCCTGTATtgcttttagaaaataaaatacaaataaggtTGTTAAGAGTTCTTTGACTTGTAAAAGGTCAAGGGAAGGGTGCTACTTCTTTAAATCCTTTCTGAAAGCAAAATCCTGTTGTACGATTCACATGCTTTAAGGGTTTCCCCAGAAGGACACAGTGAagaacactttaatgtgctagACGTTAGTGGATTGGTTTGCTGGTAAAAGGAGTTTTTCAACTCACTGTGCCTCTACACAACCTGCTCTGATTGGAGTCATCAGCTGATGATTTAAATCAGGTGTGTTGGATTGTAGAGGAAgcagcagtgcattgtgggattcaAGTGAAAGAAAATCTGCTCTTTTACTGTTTTGATTGTGTTGAATATTGCTATTTATTTAGCTGTTATCATCTGATGAGTTAAATGCCTGTGCTTTATTGGgcttttttattgttgttgtttttactgtttGGTTAGCTAAGCAGAAACCTCAACTCTTAGAAAGCCCTCTTGGTAAGAACTTGGCCTAGATGTTTGATATGGATGTTCTGTAGCCAGACAGAGTCAAATAataagtttttgttttctttacataTGTATAATCCAAGGTTTAAGGATAATAATGTTTGGTGATTCAAGAGGAAAGATCTCTGAAATTGCTCCAAGATCATTTGAAGAGTCCTATGGCCTTTTTCAAAAGTAGGTTCTTTGCCTGTGTTTGTTAATACAATTAACTCTTACAATTGTGGGAATGTTTATATTGTGAAAACCAAGTGTTTTAATTTACTATTTTAAGATCTTCAGATGGAGAGTCATCATTGTTGTCAGCACCTAAGGATGAAGGCAAGAAACTCTCTACTTTATTTATCTCTATTTGTCTCTCCTTTCCTCACGCACTCGCACATACAGAAAGTTTAACTTTGTTATTTTAGCTATTTATGGATCATCGATCCATTGTCTGGTATTATTATTGTCtcagatttatatttttttagtttGGTCCACTGACATTTTTATACATgctatgaatgtgtgtgattaatactaataaaaataataatctggcATTGCCATGATGACATTATCatctgagaaaaaaataatagcaaATGCCATCATGAGTGTCttttaaacagctttttttttaaattatgcgAATTAGCTGTGAAATATTGGGATAAAGcatatttagttagttagttaatatTTTGTAAAGGTTGCTTTGCAAGTATGTTACAAAGTAGCATCATAAAAAGATCTTTATCTTCTGTTTCCTTTAGAGAAGTGTGAGAGTTGGCAGCAGTTCAGCTTGTTCCCATCCAAGTCTTCTGAGATAAGGTGAGATGATCATATTTTAAAATCCcattggttatttatttaattattgctttatttaaGTTTGCACTtactgtttattctgtttttcgCAAACTTCCCCCAGTTATGGTTCCTATGAATTCTTTGGTCTTGGTGCCACACATGCTGGACAAGATGGAAGTTCTTGTGATGGCACACAAACTGCTGCTCTGATCGATGATGTGCTGTTAGACTGCCGTTTGCCTTATCTAGGTTCCTCGAGGAGGTCCAGGTCACCATATTCAGACAGTGATAGCAGTCAgtacacctccttcagtgacaTCTCGGGCTCATCCACTTTATTTGACACGCCGTGCGTGAAGCCTGGACCTATAGGCTCACGTGGGAGAGGAGGAGATACTGCTGCAATATGTAGAATGAAAAGCAGAGGGGTGAGTATGATCATGTGAAGATAAAGAATACGAGGGTGCAGGAATTGATGGCAAAATCAAATGCACAGGTGTGATTAAATGTTGTTTTAGGCTATAGATGACTTCTACTCAAGTAAATGTGCTAGGTACATTTTGGTCTACTTTCACCCAAGCTTTTTCTTTGTCATTCTTCTTATTCTTAGTGTATTTTATTGGCCGTTTTAAGCATTTATTCCATAGATTTGTCAAGTGCTCCAGTAAAACAGGTACCATTTTCTAAAAGAGACTGTTTTCTTCATTCAGTGATTCTGTGAATCACATTTACAGGAACATGTCCTTTTAAACAGTGGGATTTGATAGGTTTTATTCTCACGGGCTGAAAAATGTAGAATCAATGAGGTGTCAGAGAGACAACCCAATAGTTTTATGCTTACAAAGTCTGACAATAAGTGTAGATAAAATGTAGGATTTTGTACACCCGATTAGATTTTCAGATCGGGAGGTGCTGTCAACATCCAGAGCTTTTATTCAAACGTGCCGCCACCGGCATCTCGTGGCACAAAGCGGATGCTGATGGCTCCGGTCCCTCCGAGCAAGTTTGCCAAGAAGCAGAGGGTTGAAATGAGCATCACAGCAGGTGGGTCTGTCTCCATGATTGTGTTTGTAACTGGACTCGTGTTCCTGGATATTTAGTTTATGTTTTAAAGATTTGTGCTGATTTATAATAGTCATGAATTAGAAACATTATAAGGAACAAAAATGGGAACCAAAAAGAAACAATTTTTCATTAAactttttcacacacaaacaaaaatcactCTAAATTGTTCCGGAgagaaaaatgttattttaaaaagtgcttaacaagttaataatattattttcccATTCTAGTGTGCCTTAAAGAAAGTATAGGCTAAacctaaacatttttccagtaggCTTAGATTCCTGTCCAGAATTGAGCAATTCCTGCATGCCTGGCTACAGGAAGATATGAGGTTAGTTAGTTGGCTTTTCAAAGATGGGATGATGGCAGGAAAATCTGTGTAGGCACAGTGTATTTCCTGTGATTCAGCAAGCAACAAATCACACTGCAAAGTGGAATGATGCTCTGATGTGAGAGCTGCTAGTCTACAGCATCCTGTTCAAAGAAAATATTCTTAACTTTTATGCTGAAGATTTTTTAAAGGTGACAGTGAACTAATGTTCCTGCTAAGTGGCCAGCTGATGGCCAGATGACACGGCCATATTAACGTTAAATGTCTCTTTATTTCATTCTAATCAGTTTCCAACTATACTGGGGAGGTGTGGAACACTGAAGAAGATATGTAAAAATATTGCTCctgttaaatgaaatgaaaatggacTCTAATctcttatacagtatgtacagtgctgtgaaagctTTTGCcccatcttcttttttttgtgtgtgtatttcatactaaatagttttaagtcttcaaacgaaatacaacataaaacatagacaacctgtgtaaacacacagaattattattattgaagcaaGAAAGTTATCAAACACCtgtcacccatgtgaaaaactaactgcccccttaaacttaaaatctggttgtgccacctttagcagcaataactgcaaccaaacgctccTGATAACTGacgatcagtctttcacagcgctgtggtggaattttggcccactcttctttaaaGAACTACtgtagttcagccacactggagggatTTCAAACGTGAACTGCCCGTtgaaggtcctgccacagcatctcaattggttcaagtcggGACTGTGATTAAGctactccaaaactttaattctgcttttttttttttttttgagccattcagaggtggatttactccCATGCTTTGGataattgtcttgctgcataatgcaGTTGCTCTTGAGcgtcaacttacggactgaagaccagaaggtttttccagcatcttctgcatgttTGATCCCTTTCCTtcagcggctatatgattttaaggtccatcttttcacactgaggacaactgagggactcgtacacaactattacaaaaggtgcagacgttcaccgatgctcaagaaggctacacgatacattaagccaggggggtgtaaacttttgaacaggatgatcagtgtaaatattagtaagtattttgtcttctgctAGATGACATCTTATTTAGCTCTGAAAAGCAGTactaaatggggaaaaaaaaaaaaaagatccttaaacaaaataatttacaccgGTCCTccttttcaaaagtttacatccccctgagtcttaatgtatcgtgttgccttattgagaatcagtgaatgtttgcaccttttgtaatagtcgtgtacgagtccctccgttgtcctcagtgtgaaaagatggatctcaaaatcatatagctgCTGACGGAAAGGGGTCAAACATGCAGAAGATGCCGGAAAAGCAAATAATgtgcagatggatggatggggatatatattttttataatactgtgtgatgttttacatttacaatctTTCCTTATTTTCCCATCCTCAGGACAGAATTTTGCAAAGGCGAGGGTAAataacttttttcctttttctttttcttgtttcatgtatttatttgtttacttattttatcGCTTTATTCTTTAAGGACAGTCATATTTCCTCTTATGGAAAGGACATGAAGGGAAAAGAAGCTGGTATGTTGTGTTTTCTCCGGGTTTGtggacattttcattacaaCAACGTTTGTTTCATATCCAAAATCGAACACTCTTATGACTCACTGCAAACTAGTTGAATGCTACTTCACTCCGGAGTGCTAATGTGGTTAAAATTAAATGATGGTAAGATTAAGATGCGGTTAGCACAATTTCATGCGCAAATTAAGGTGTTCTGCTGAAGTATTCCTCTTTCATCTTTACTTTTTATCTTGGAAAATATTCCacttaagtgttttttttttttttttttttttttttttttcccccccacactTATGTTCCTCTCATCAGTGGAGGAGAAGCGTGTTCGAGTCCGAGAGAAGCGAAGacggagaagagagaagaactACGAGAAATATGGAGACAAGCACAGGTAATAAAAGCTCAGACTTGGCTGAGAGTTGGTCATGGATTTGATCTTAGCTTATTGAGTAGTCCGCAAAGTCTGTCATATAATTGAGTGACCCTCCAAATATAAACCACTAAGCCTTAGGCTTTTAGATTAAATATCTTTTTTGCTGGGAGTTTGAGTTATTGTTTGCTGTTTCAAATTGGGCAAATTTTCACAAGAATCTGAAACATGAGAAATCAGTCTTCAAATGaaaggtaaaaataaaagaccagtGAAAAGCCTAGCCTCTTTCAAGCCCTGCAATGCTTAAGGAAGTAaccatgcatatgtgtgtgttttatttatttattattattattttttttaattgtactgTACTGCCTTAACACCACCTTAATCTCACTTcagtgtatataatgtaaaaatgatttgtttctctttttagaTTAGCTTTCACATGTGCCTTTTGTAAGTTTCGCACATTTGAAGACAAAGATATTGAGAAGCACTTTGGAAGCACATATCACCACGAAATACTTGACTACATTCGACAACAGGCCATGTTTGATGACCAGGTCATTAGCTTTCTCCATGTAAGTCTGCTTTagaagactttttaaaaaaaaaaaaaaaaaaaaaaaaaaatccatttgtatgtgttcatgtgattttctcttctttttgtcAAAGGACTGTATGGTGCACAAGTTTCGTAAGACAGTGTCTGCTTTGTGCAAGTTGCACAGCCTTTTGGACCAGAAAGTGAACCAGAAAGTCATGGAAGGTAGGTTCgctttatataaaatgtattttgtaaatttgttttgtttatttaacactaaTGGAAGAATCTCAgttgtcagtgctttgtaacagttaagTTTTCCGCTTCAGGACAGGGGACTTTGCCCTTTTCCAGGTTCTCAGTtactttttgtcttattaacttctaaACAAGGAAAAAATTGATTTGTGAGGGAAGCCACTGTTTTATAGCTATTATAACActgttttaatataataaacttCTCATGGAAGTTCCGcaacgttaaatgtaaatataaactgtataaaagcatgctttctttctttaataaattttgCAAATTTAATTGACGATATGCTGTCGTGAAGGAGGAacaaacactttgggatgtgttgTTATTAAAGAAACCATCTTGGGTAGTAGTAgtcgcatcacaccaccccgtcgtttattattttcctataactgtaCATCCAGGTTTTTTTTCGTACTTTACATGTAATGAATGTTCTGAGTCcgtccccccgcccccccaaatCTTATTCATGTTGTACAGGGGTTACTGAGGATGACTACATGAGGAAGGTGGAAGTGGTGCACTGTATGGCCTGCAACATTTACATTCCTGCTGTCTTTACTTCTGTCCAGCAGCATCGCCGTTCTCCTCTACACCTAAAAACCAAAGTGGTACATCAGCTATGGACTGTGCTGTAAATATTTAATGGCAATCATACCGTCCATTTTCactcattttaaatcaaaatatgGCTTTTCTGTGTCCTCTAAAGGTGTACAAAGAGCAGCTGAAACGGGAGAGCGTGCTGACAGCAAAAGCCATAATAAATAATGACAGTATTAAAATTCGCTATGAGAAATACATCAAGGTAGCTGTGAATAACGCtcataaatattacatctaCACACAAGGTGGTGATGGTGTAACGTGCCGTGGTGATCTGTAATTTTCAGGGAGAAGACCCGTTTGTAATGGATGCTAAAGCAGACACTAGCTCAGATTCGTCTGAGCCCGAGGACGAAAAGATGGAAGATGAACATTAAAAATGGACATGCTCTAATGCTTGATATGCACGTGTTCACTCAATCCATGTGATGACATCCGACATTAGGAACTCTGAAGCTGGCAGATTGTGTTCTTCCTTTATAAGTCGAGTTTATAGCAAATTGTGCAGTTGGAGATGGTACCTCTTCAGTGTTGACCATTTTTGGTTAAACTTTAACGGCAGAATTACAGGTGTTGATGCATATAATACTGGGATAGAGATGGTTACTGTTAAGTATTGTATCTGTATTGGAGAATTGTGCATGTGTGGGGCAATGCATTTAAATGCAATTAAATTATTCTCTCGTTATGCTTTGTGTCTatctcttctttcttcctttgctAGTTTCCACTCCCTCTACCCTGTATTGATTACCTACTTGCATTATAAATGCTGTTCCATTTCTGAGGAAGCTTTTGCATATGGCTTAAAAATGCTTTGTGTCCTTCATGTTAATTAATAATCTTTTGTATGTCCACTGTATTGAAAGTACACTCTGACTCACTCATTACTCTTTTGTGTATCTTTTTAAAAGTAGTAAGTTGGTACAAAA from Ictalurus furcatus strain D&B chromosome 11, Billie_1.0, whole genome shotgun sequence carries:
- the znf326 gene encoding DBIRD complex subunit ZNF326; the protein is MKSRGIFRSGGAVNIQSFYSNVPPPASRGTKRMLMAPVPPSKFAKKQRVEMSITAGQNFAKARDSHISSYGKDMKGKEAVEEKRVRVREKRRRRREKNYEKYGDKHRLAFTCAFCKFRTFEDKDIEKHFGSTYHHEILDYIRQQAMFDDQVISFLHDCMVHKFRKTVSALCKLHSLLDQKVNQKVMEGVTEDDYMRKVEVVHCMACNIYIPAVFTSVQQHRRSPLHLKTKVVYKEQLKRESVLTAKAIINNDSIKIRYEKYIKGEDPFVMDAKADTSSDSSEPEDEKMEDEH